The Castanea sativa cultivar Marrone di Chiusa Pesio chromosome 11, ASM4071231v1 genome contains a region encoding:
- the LOC142616608 gene encoding uncharacterized protein LOC142616608 has translation MPRTSIKGQVLADLMAEFAESPLEEVGGKQNMDGKLVGMVFLQEPLSWRVYVDGAANQRGSGVGLVVVSLKWIIIEKSLKLSFLATNNEAEYEALLVGMTMVQKMGGKTVEVFSDLRLVVEQVKGESEARDLRMQEYLSQVRHLQSGFESFTLQGIPRSRNTHADSLATLATSSVQSLPRVILVEDLCKPAKIRRERAQIHQVRV, from the coding sequence atgcctcgtaCCTCTATTAAGGGTCAGGTCCTTGCAGATTTGATGGCTGAGTTTGCTGAATCTCCTTTGGAAGAGGTGGGAGGAAAGCaaaacatggatggaaaattagTTGGAATGGTTTTCTTACAAGAACCTCTATCTTGGAGGGTGTATGTTGATGGCgctgctaatcaaagaggatctggggTGGGGCTAGTTGTGGTATCTCTTAAATGGATtattattgagaaatccttaaaGTTGAGTTTCTTGGCCACGAACAACGAGGCTGAATATGAAGCTTTGTTGGTGGGGATGACTATGGTccagaaaatgggaggaaagacagTGGAAGTGTTTTCAGATTTAAGGCTGGTTGTTGAACAGGTAAAGGGAGAATCGGAAGCCAGAGATCTGAGGATGCAAGAGTATTTAAGTCAGGTCAGACATTTGCAATCAGGGTTTGAGTCTTTCACCTTACAGGGAATTCCTAGAAGCAGAAATACTCATGCTGATTCTCTTGCCACGCTTGCAACCTCCTCGGTGCAGAGTTTACCTCGGGTCATCCTAGTTGAGGATTTGTGCAAGCCTGCCAAGATAAGAAGGGAGAGGGCGCAGATTCATCAAGTTAGAGTgtga